From the genome of Homalodisca vitripennis isolate AUS2020 chromosome 8, UT_GWSS_2.1, whole genome shotgun sequence, one region includes:
- the LOC124367197 gene encoding phenoloxidase-activating factor 3-like, with product MAYIQDVISNGSNTKSIACGGSIISDKYILTAAHCFMHKEISSGQFLRNKTNVILGEHALSHVSYCHSHRCASPPVTATADRLYVHPEYTKVNPVTGVYSDNDIALIRLEHPITFTDNIRPICLPTAYGQYLQQFAEKTYTAAGWGRTTPGGPTSDILMAVKVPRQYYMNLCPRGATCRNVISDKQICAGGIQGEGTCYGDSGGPLMMSVGLHPTTYFVVGVTSYVVSKDAGGCGSGVPDVYTKVSEYIPWILDTIF from the exons ATGGCCTACATCCAAGATGTTATTTCGAATG GTAGCAATACAAAATCCATCGCTTGTGGCGGTTCTATCATCAGCGACAAGTACATCCTGACAGCAGCTCATTGCTTCATGCATAAAGAAATTAGCTCAGGGCAGTTTCTTAGAAATAA aACAAATGTTATCCTCGGAGAGCACGCTCTGAGCCACGTCAGCTACTGCCATTCTCACCGATGTGCCTCTCCACCTGTGACAGCAACGGCTGATAGATTGTACGTCCATCCAGAATACACTAAAGTAAATCCTGTAACAGGAGTCTATAGCGACAACGACATTGCACTAATCCGTTTAGAACACCCTATAACATTCACtg ATAATATACGTCCGATATGTCTGCCCACGGCATATGGACAATACTTGCAACAATTTGCTGAAAAAACTTACACAGCCGCAGGATGGGGAAGAACAACACCAG GCGGACCTACGAGCGATATACTGATGGCAGTCAAAGTTCCG AGGCAATACTACATGAACCTGTGTCCTCGAGGCGCTACTTGTCGTAACGTGATCAGCGATAAGCAAATCTGTGCAGGAGGAATACAAGGAGAAGGTACGTGCTACGGAGATTCAGGAGGTCCTCTGATGATGTCTGTTGGGTTGCACCCTACTACATACTTCGTTGTTGGAGTGACGTCTTACGTGGTGTCAAAAGATGCTGGAGGTTGTGGATCCGGAGTTCCAGATGTGTATACCAAAGTATCCGAGTATATACCGTGGATACTGGATACTATATTCTAG